The proteins below are encoded in one region of Sphingobacterium sp. R2:
- a CDS encoding S46 family peptidase has product MKKLWMCLLFITTSFTAFADEGMWFLMYLKRLNESDMQKKGLRLSAEEIYSINHSSLKDAIVQFNGGCTAEIVSDQGLVFTNHHCGYGAIAELSTPENDHLTNGFWAKSKSEELKPKSLSVRFFVRMDDVSKRILGLVNNKMSEDERKKIIAAEIAKIQKENSENGKYVVEVKSFYQGNEYYYFVYQDYNDVRLVGTPPNSIGKFGGDTDNWEWPRHTGDFSIFRVYADKNGNPAEYAQDNVPLKPKHFLPVSLKGVQEGDFAMILGYPGRTNRWMPSGGINQNVKFAYPAWVEASKTGMDAMKKFMDQDQAVKLNYASKYSQVANYWKNRQGMIDALTLHKTAEAKAKDEAKFDKWANKTANKAEYGDVITTINEFYAATNDKARHDNYLMGMLRSSAIAALPYSIGSGLEVYAAGDEAQRNAILPRLKSAIEAGYEKIYMPLEEQVLIDELNLYAKKAGNIAPYIAELAAKNNGDFTAFVKESVKNSIFASAERLNNYLETPNAEILANDPLYKLSSALLNRYRQVDPSWKMQDDKFEGAYRKYVAGVLASNPKGKFYPDANSTLRLTYGSIKGLPSDPRNDADKNFYTTLKGTIAKYKKGDEEFDLPQRLIDLYNNKDYGRYADKKGYLPVNFLSDNDITGGNSGSPVINGNGELIGLAFDGNIEAMAGDVIFDHKLQRTISVDIRYVLFIIDKFAGATNIIDELKIVE; this is encoded by the coding sequence ATGAAAAAATTATGGATGTGTTTGTTGTTCATAACAACAAGCTTTACTGCATTTGCCGACGAAGGGATGTGGTTTTTAATGTATTTGAAGCGTCTGAATGAGTCAGATATGCAAAAAAAAGGACTTCGTTTAAGTGCCGAAGAAATCTACAGCATTAACCACTCTAGTCTAAAAGATGCAATTGTACAATTTAACGGCGGCTGTACAGCAGAAATCGTTTCAGACCAAGGCTTAGTATTTACCAACCACCATTGTGGATATGGCGCCATTGCTGAACTATCTACGCCAGAAAATGATCATTTGACAAATGGCTTTTGGGCGAAATCCAAATCTGAGGAGCTAAAGCCAAAATCTTTGTCGGTTCGCTTTTTTGTTCGTATGGATGATGTTTCAAAACGAATCTTAGGTTTGGTGAACAACAAAATGTCTGAAGATGAGCGAAAAAAAATCATTGCTGCTGAAATTGCCAAAATTCAAAAAGAGAATAGCGAAAATGGCAAGTATGTAGTTGAAGTAAAATCGTTCTACCAAGGCAACGAGTACTATTATTTTGTATACCAAGATTACAATGACGTTCGGTTAGTAGGAACTCCTCCAAATAGCATCGGAAAATTTGGTGGTGATACCGATAACTGGGAATGGCCACGTCATACTGGTGACTTCTCAATTTTCCGTGTCTACGCTGATAAGAATGGTAATCCTGCAGAATATGCACAAGACAATGTTCCTTTGAAGCCTAAGCATTTCCTACCTGTCAGCTTAAAAGGTGTTCAAGAAGGAGATTTTGCAATGATTTTAGGTTACCCAGGTCGTACAAACCGTTGGATGCCTTCAGGAGGGATCAACCAAAATGTAAAATTCGCTTATCCAGCTTGGGTAGAAGCGTCTAAAACCGGTATGGATGCCATGAAAAAATTCATGGATCAAGACCAAGCTGTCAAATTGAACTACGCGTCTAAATACTCTCAAGTAGCAAATTACTGGAAAAATCGTCAAGGGATGATTGACGCTTTGACATTACATAAAACAGCGGAAGCAAAAGCAAAAGACGAAGCGAAATTTGACAAATGGGCAAATAAAACTGCAAACAAAGCCGAATATGGAGATGTCATCACGACAATCAATGAGTTCTATGCAGCAACGAACGATAAGGCTAGACACGACAACTATTTGATGGGCATGTTGCGTTCCAGTGCGATTGCTGCTCTTCCATATTCAATCGGATCTGGATTAGAAGTATATGCTGCTGGGGACGAAGCGCAAAGGAATGCAATTCTCCCACGTTTAAAATCTGCAATAGAGGCAGGTTACGAAAAGATTTACATGCCTCTTGAAGAGCAAGTATTAATTGACGAATTGAACCTTTATGCTAAAAAGGCTGGAAATATAGCGCCATATATTGCTGAATTGGCTGCAAAAAATAATGGCGACTTTACGGCTTTTGTTAAAGAATCGGTGAAGAACAGCATCTTCGCTTCGGCTGAACGTCTGAACAATTACTTGGAAACTCCTAATGCTGAAATCTTAGCGAATGATCCATTATATAAACTTTCTTCAGCATTACTCAACCGATACCGTCAAGTAGATCCTAGCTGGAAAATGCAAGACGACAAATTTGAAGGTGCTTATCGTAAATATGTTGCTGGTGTATTGGCTTCGAATCCAAAAGGAAAATTCTATCCGGATGCGAACAGTACTTTACGGTTAACTTACGGCTCGATAAAAGGCTTACCAAGCGATCCGCGTAACGATGCTGATAAGAACTTCTACACGACATTAAAAGGCACCATTGCGAAGTACAAAAAAGGTGACGAAGAGTTTGATTTACCGCAACGTCTGATTGACCTGTATAATAATAAGGACTATGGCCGCTATGCAGACAAAAAGGGATATTTACCAGTAAACTTCCTAAGTGACAACGATATAACAGGAGGAAACTCCGGTTCACCCGTAATAAATGGCAATGGCGAATTAATTGGCCTAGCTTTTGATGGTAATATTGAAGCAATGGCTGGAGATGTTATCTTTGACCATAAGTTGCAACGTACAATTTCAGTTGATATTCGTTATGTATTATTTATTATCGATAAATTTGCAGGAGCAACCAACATTATTGACGAACTAAAGATTGTTGAATAG
- a CDS encoding GLPGLI family protein: MLKYIFFLLFCCSALGLKAQYVLFGRAGTISYDKTMYMKNIVNKKFIAKADENSKQFFERIVPRLPESAVLKKSMKFNTTETFFESLKDESLDAEIKQYIMMFALDFDAATLSNMVNRSFLRYNDIVGEKIIVQDSMKRIKWKITDEYREIAGYNCRRANGITPDSVYVIGYYCNEIPISGGPESINGLPGMILGLVVPSQHVSYFATKVEFSNTVVMDKKKFENTKVKRMTRKAMTDQMTSVLSQHMNKETVQFIMELGNL, encoded by the coding sequence ATGTTAAAATATATCTTTTTTCTCCTTTTCTGTTGCTCTGCCCTAGGTCTAAAAGCGCAGTACGTGCTATTTGGACGAGCTGGGACTATTTCCTACGACAAAACGATGTACATGAAGAATATCGTCAATAAAAAATTCATCGCTAAGGCTGATGAAAATTCTAAACAGTTTTTTGAACGTATAGTGCCTAGGCTACCTGAAAGTGCCGTGTTAAAGAAGTCAATGAAATTCAATACCACGGAGACGTTTTTCGAATCGCTAAAAGATGAGAGCCTGGACGCGGAGATAAAGCAGTATATTATGATGTTTGCGTTAGACTTCGACGCGGCAACACTTTCAAACATGGTGAACCGATCGTTCTTAAGATACAATGATATCGTTGGTGAAAAGATCATCGTTCAAGATTCTATGAAGCGTATCAAATGGAAAATCACTGATGAGTATCGTGAAATCGCTGGTTACAATTGTAGGAGAGCCAATGGGATTACACCTGACTCTGTTTATGTTATTGGATATTATTGCAATGAAATCCCCATCAGTGGCGGTCCCGAATCTATCAACGGTCTCCCTGGTATGATTTTAGGCTTAGTGGTACCAAGTCAGCATGTCTCTTATTTTGCAACGAAAGTAGAATTTAGTAACACGGTTGTGATGGATAAAAAGAAATTTGAGAATACAAAGGTGAAGCGGATGACTCGAAAGGCGATGACAGATCAAATGACGAGTGTCCTATCGCAACACATGAATAAAGAAACCGTTCAATTTATTATGGAACTTGGTAATTTGTAA